One region of Gigantopelta aegis isolate Gae_Host chromosome 7, Gae_host_genome, whole genome shotgun sequence genomic DNA includes:
- the LOC121376895 gene encoding uncharacterized protein LOC121376895 isoform X2, whose product MLTGEITSEKERVLVVDSLLESLDHRFADAKTGILNTLQLLSFKLWPDYDDSGGFGEDHVKTLVEHYHDQLTMHASLDEIHPEWMLLKDVVYSRYITTE is encoded by the exons ATGCTTACAGGTGAAATAACCTCAGAGAAAGAAAGGGTGCTGGTGGTGGACAGTCTTTTGGAGAGCCTTGACCATCGTTTTGCTGATGCCAAAACTGGGATATTAAATACCCTACAGCTGCTGAGCTTCAAACTGTGGCCAGATTATGATGATTCAGGAG gTTTTGGAGAAGATCACGTGAAAACACTAGTGGAACATTACCATGATCAGCTGACCATGCATGCTTCGCTTGATGAAATCCACCCTGAATGGATGCTTTTGAAGGATGTTGTATACAGCAG GTATATAAccacagaatga
- the LOC121376896 gene encoding uncharacterized protein LOC121376896, whose product RHPSTKIITERTQKLSWILVNRHHGEKFPNILTLVDLLLTIPAHSADCERGFSHMKIKSDWRSSLSPDLMRITLLSPPVEEYDPTAAMDLWFMGGEWSRRPYASVTQQESSNSGTDSD is encoded by the coding sequence cgacaccccagcacaaaaataatcaCAGAAAGGACCCAAAAGTTAAGCTGGATTCTAGTGAACCGCCACCATGGGGAGAAGTTTCCTAATATCTTGACCCTTGTGGACCTGCTGTTGACGATCCCAGCTCACAGTGCCGACTGTGAGAGAGGTTTCTCTCACATGAAGATCAAATCCGACTGGAGGAGTTCTCTGTCCCCTGACTTGATGAGAATTACCCTGCTATCACCACCAGTGGAGGAGTATGACCCAACAGCAGCCATGGATTTGTGGTTCATGGGAGGAGAGTGGAGCAGACGGCCATATGCCAGCGTTACACAGCAGGAATCTTCCAACAGTGGCACTGATAGTGACTAA
- the LOC121376895 gene encoding uncharacterized protein LOC121376895 isoform X1, whose product MLTGEITSEKERVLVVDSLLESLDHRFADAKTGILNTLQLLSFKLWPDYDDSGGFGEDHVKTLVEHYHDQLTMHASLDEIHPEWMLLKDVVYSRSVICIVIIIN is encoded by the exons ATGCTTACAGGTGAAATAACCTCAGAGAAAGAAAGGGTGCTGGTGGTGGACAGTCTTTTGGAGAGCCTTGACCATCGTTTTGCTGATGCCAAAACTGGGATATTAAATACCCTACAGCTGCTGAGCTTCAAACTGTGGCCAGATTATGATGATTCAGGAG gTTTTGGAGAAGATCACGTGAAAACACTAGTGGAACATTACCATGATCAGCTGACCATGCATGCTTCGCTTGATGAAATCCACCCTGAATGGATGCTTTTGAAGGATGTTGTATACAGCAGGTCAGTTATTtgcattgttataataattaattag